ATTGAACATTTTTTAAAGCCTACCGTTTGGAGATGAAACCTGAAACAAGCTATTCAATAGAGTACATAAGCAATTTTAAGTTTTCTCCAATCCAAATAGCATGACAAGCAAGCATAAATAGACAACGACCTCTTGTACAGAAATACTCTTCAACAGTACTGCAATCAATGTGAATAAGACTTGCCTCTGAAGATTTCCATTTAAGATTCAGATTAAATCAttagtctttatatatatatataacggtAAATTCCTATattaattcttcttttttttagatataaaaataactaattcttttattcttatttgGTTAGTGTCTATGCAAAAAAGAAGATAGTTAGTTCTTAATAGGATACATCTCTGAATGTTTAAGCGTATAGAGACTTGAATAGAAAAGGATGTTGATTTATAGCATGCTATCCCAAGAAATTCCCCTTTTTTTAATAGTCTATGAGACCAACTAGCCGCTAGGACTTCTAATCCGTGACATACTTGCAAATCAAACCTGAGCGAAACATCATTTGTATGTTCCACGGTTTCACACACAGTCCAACAGACAACTATGAGAGCAACTGGCGTTTACGACTTCTAATCCATGACATGATTGCAAATCAAACCAGAGTGAAACATCATTTGTATGTTCCACGGTTTTACACACACACCAACAGACAACTATGAGAGCAACTAGCCATTAGGACTTCTAATTCATGACATACATGCAAATCAAAACAGAATTGATTTACTAACACACCTAGATGCATTGGTCACAAATGCCTAGGAATCTTGATATTGAATAGTCTATTCCCCTTTATATCTGTGAAAAATATGATGCTTCAAAACAGAATTAGCATGCAACAGCACTAGGAATCTTGATATTGAATTTGGATTATAATACCTCAGCATGTTGCATAGATATGTATGTTAGGAACATGCTGAATCTTGTGCCAGTCTTCCCCCTTCTCTCGCTGACACCTACTTTCCAGCAAAGGACACTCCCGGATATATAGAGATGAGAGAGAGGGGGGCAATGGTTCTTCTGGCATGGACTGCAGCATGGGGCAGCTCTCAATCTCCAATTCTCTAAGAGCAGTGAGGTGTTGAAATCCCTTGTGTCCTAGAGACTCCAGATTCTGAAGTGCCCATATTTTAAAAGAGGTAAGAGTGGCAGGCAGTCCTTCTGGCAATGACTGGAGCTTAGGGCAACCATCAATCATCAATTCTCTAAGAGAGGTAAGGTGTTGAAGTTCCCTGCAGTCCAGCGATTTCAGATTTTGGAGATCTGAGATTTTGAGAGAACAAAGACTGGGTGGAAGCCGCAAACTTTCAGGGAAGGATTCCACTTCTTTGCACATACCAATAGTTAAGTGTGAAAGAGAGTGGAGTTTTTGCAAATTCCATTCTGAGCAGGCATTAATGAGTTTCTTGCAGGCATAGACCTCAAGTGATTCTAATTTGCAGGGCAATCCCCCTTTTGGAAATGACTCAAGTTCTGGACACCTTCTTAAAGAAATTTCCACGAGGGATGGTAGAAGGGAGTCCATATATTCAGGCAGTGACTTCATCTTTGAGCAGTTCCGCAACCGAAGCACTGTCATATTTGGAGCAGCTAATCCTCCTTCGGGAAAAGATACCAAATGGGGGCAGTCCCTGATTTCCAAGGAATAGAGAGATGTGACATCCCCACGAGCTACTTCATGTGAAGAAAGGGATTGGAGATTTGGACATCCATGGATCCGAACATGCTTTAACTGAGGACACTGGTCCAGTGGGAAGCTCTCAAGTGAATCACAGTTCCTTACTAGAATTTTTTCTGTAGTGGACAAGCATCCCTTTAATAGGGAGTCAAGGGACTTCAGTCGGTCAAGTTTGAGGCTGTGCTGCCCAGAAGACAGTTTCTCTAGCAGCACTTCTCGAGAATCATCTTCCACCTCTACTAAAAGGAAGCTCGGAATCCTTGGAAGTAAAGACACAAGCTGTGGACATTTCCTGATCTCAAGTGTTGTTAAACAGGGAAGTTGACAGTTGGGCAGGACTTTTGTTAGGTGTGGACAACAATTTATGTAAAGCTTTTGGAGGCGAGGGAAAGCTCCACCCTCATCATCTTCTGAATAGAACAACCACTCGTGCCATTTTGACATCCCTTCAAATGTCAAAATTTCAAGGGATCCAAATGGCTTCTTCATGGATGTGCAACTTCCATAGAACTCGGGACCAACAACCATGATTTCACCAAATTCTTTGATCAGGAGATCTTTCAGAGACACTAGCTGTCCAAGTGGAGGTAAGGAGGAGCAGTATTTACAGCCAATGAGCTTCAAGGAAACTATATTTGAGAACGAGGAATCTCCTATCCAATCTGGAAATCTAGTACCCATATAACCAACAATTGAAAGGCATTCAATGTTCACATGAGGCTGTAATTGCTCTAGTACGAGTCTTTCATGCAGTGAATCATTAGTATCACCTTTCCAAGTTAACTCCAACTCCTTGAGCAGTTGTTTACCGTTTAAATTGGCTTTCATTGCATTCTGAGCATCCATGACATTTTGAAGATTCCAAATGCGGAGCGTTCCTCCTAGGTGCTGGAGCTTCCCCAACTCATTAATGCTTGACCCACTTTGTTTTCCCAAAAAGAAATCAGTTAACTTACGGAGTTTTGTTAGCTTACTTAATTGTGATGGCATCGCTTGTAACTTTGTTTTTGTAATATCAAGATGACATAAGTTGATCAATTTCATCATGCTGGTAGGCAACTCAATTAGGTCTTTGCATTCATGCAAAATTAAtgtttgcaaattatataaagTACTCACAGAGTCAGGCAACCTTACTATTGATGTTGCAGATAGATTCAAGTATCGCAAATGCTTCAGATTACCAATTGAATTAGGCAAACCAACTACATCATGATCCAGAGACAGAGACAGTGCCCGTAAGCACTTGAATGTCAGAAATAAATTGTTCATTACCCCATTGCCAACATGTCTCCCCTGCTGCCAGTGTGACCGATTGAAAAGCAAAAGTGTACGCAAAAAGTGGGCTTCACAAGCACCTTTCAGTATCATAGTGCCATCACCATGTATTCTTGCAAACGATAAATGACGGGCCTTTTTACTAATCTTACTTGAATTGTCATCCTCTAACCTGCAGCAAAATTCTCCAGAAACAAATTTTGCTAAGTCATTTATTAGGTCATGCATAACAAATGACGATGTATAGCCACTTGATTGTTGAAAAAATGACCTTGATACTAGATCATGAAAATACTCATCGCCCAAATCTTCCATCTCCATGTTTCCTTTAGGTTGGTTTATAAAACCTTCTGCCATCCATAGAAATAGTAATTCCTCCTTCTGAAATTCATAACCTTTAGGAAATATTGCAGAGTAAGCAAAACATTGTTTTAGATGCGATGGGAGAAAACGATAACTCAATCTCAAAGCTAGAAGAATGTTGTCAATTGGTAAATCCCACATATCACTCCTCGATATCTTCATCCACTCCTTAGCATCTCTTTTGGAGCGAAGGAGACCCCCAAGTGTTTTTGCAGCTAGCGGCAGGCCTTTACATTTTCTCACTATTTCTCTTCCAATTACTTGCAAGTCTGGATG
This genomic interval from Populus alba chromosome 1, ASM523922v2, whole genome shotgun sequence contains the following:
- the LOC118061198 gene encoding putative disease resistance RPP13-like protein 1 produces the protein MAAALVGGSILSAFLQVLFDRMASREVLDFFKERNLNERLLKKLKIMMISVNGVLDDAEEKQVTKPAVKEWLDELKDAVYEADDLLDEIAYEALRLEVEAGSQITANQARSTLSSSKREKEEMEEKLGEILDRLEYLVQQKDALGLREGMGEKSSLQKTPTTSLVDDIDVCGRDHDKEAMLKLLLSDVSNGKNLDVIPIVGMGGIGKTTLAQLVYNDRGVQESFDLKAWVCVSENFDVFKITNDVLEEFGSVIDDARTPNQLQLKLRDRLLGQKFLLVLDDVWNNSYADWDILMRPLKSAGQGSKIIVTTRNESVASVMRTVATYHLKELTNDDCWFLFAKHAFDDGNSSLHPDLQVIGREIVRKCKGLPLAAKTLGGLLRSKRDAKEWMKISRSDMWDLPIDNILLALRLSYRFLPSHLKQCFAYSAIFPKGYEFQKEELLFLWMAEGFINQPKGNMEMEDLGDEYFHDLVSRSFFQQSSGYTSSFVMHDLINDLAKFVSGEFCCRLEDDNSSKISKKARHLSFARIHGDGTMILKGACEAHFLRTLLLFNRSHWQQGRHVGNGVMNNLFLTFKCLRALSLSLDHDVVGLPNSIGNLKHLRYLNLSATSIVRLPDSVSTLYNLQTLILHECKDLIELPTSMMKLINLCHLDITKTKLQAMPSQLSKLTKLRKLTDFFLGKQSGSSINELGKLQHLGGTLRIWNLQNVMDAQNAMKANLNGKQLLKELELTWKGDTNDSLHERLVLEQLQPHVNIECLSIVGYMGTRFPDWIGDSSFSNIVSLKLIGCKYCSSLPPLGQLVSLKDLLIKEFGEIMVVGPEFYGSCTSMKKPFGSLEILTFEGMSKWHEWLFYSEDDEGGAFPRLQKLYINCCPHLTKVLPNCQLPCLTTLEIRKCPQLVSLLPRIPSFLLVEVEDDSREVLLEKLSSGQHSLKLDRLKSLDSLLKGCLSTTEKILVRNCDSLESFPLDQCPQLKHVRIHGCPNLQSLSSHEVARGDVTSLYSLEIRDCPHLVSFPEGGLAAPNMTVLRLRNCSKMKSLPEYMDSLLPSLVEISLRRCPELESFPKGGLPCKLESLEVYACKKLINACSEWNLQKLHSLSHLTIGMCKEVESFPESLRLPPSLCSLKISDLQNLKSLDCRELQHLTSLRELMIDGCPKLQSLPEGLPATLTSFKIWALQNLESLGHKGFQHLTALRELEIESCPMLQSMPEEPLPPSLSSLYIRECPLLESRCQREKGEDWHKIQHVPNIHIYATC